One Granulicella sp. 5B5 DNA window includes the following coding sequences:
- a CDS encoding DUF4149 domain-containing protein: MKMKKTLATIARILRLYCIALWVGALVFFVVVAAVAFGNLPSTHEAGIVVRGTLLALHTLGTYAGFLYLLLTVMLLALGDRAKVRAVELILVVIMLGLTAYSQLGVIPAMERDRQQLASQYSGAEVDATPKDAPAHADFDRLHNVSTKVEGAVLLCGLVVLALSSMQGKIKEQ, translated from the coding sequence ATGAAGATGAAGAAGACCCTAGCCACCATCGCCCGCATCCTTCGGCTGTACTGCATTGCGCTGTGGGTCGGGGCACTAGTCTTCTTCGTCGTGGTGGCTGCGGTGGCCTTCGGCAACCTGCCCAGCACGCATGAGGCGGGCATCGTCGTCCGCGGCACGTTGCTGGCGCTGCACACGCTCGGCACCTACGCAGGCTTCCTCTACCTGCTGCTCACCGTGATGCTGTTAGCACTCGGAGACCGCGCCAAGGTCCGCGCCGTCGAGCTCATCCTCGTCGTCATCATGCTGGGCCTCACAGCCTACTCACAGCTCGGCGTCATCCCTGCCATGGAGCGCGACCGCCAGCAGCTCGCCAGCCAGTACAGCGGCGCCGAAGTCGACGCCACCCCCAAGGACGCCCCTGCCCACGCCGACTTCGACCGCCTGCACAACGTCTCCACCAAGGTTGAAGGCGCAGTGCTGCTCTGCGGCCTTGTCGTGCTCGCACTCAGCTCAATGCAAGGGAAAATCAAAGAACAGTAA
- a CDS encoding VWA domain-containing protein, producing MLKHGILPLTMALSLSVCAWSQTPTPQTPAQTPTQTTSPDDAGPQGTGLGLDLPKKKEEAPPPPAPAEDKTANPGGTPYSLRVDVPIVNLDVSVLLDKNHQFVPGLKENNFLVVEDGVEQQVTSVRTTKVPITAVMLLEFASTSWPFLQDMENASASFFRTLQPDDYIAVETYDMRTHILCDFTNNKDVIREALQSMVIPGFSETNEFDALYETLDRLSRVEGRKYIILVSSGRDTMSRLTLDKMLAKIKATPDVTIFTISTGGFVRELRGDNGLRGISYLQADNEMQTFANMTGGMHFKPVFQGELPDIFGQINESIRNQYVLTYRPTNKANDGSYRKVKVYLVDNEGKPLRMQDEKGKPVKYSIVARDGYRAKLPVE from the coding sequence CGAGTCCCGACGATGCCGGTCCGCAGGGAACCGGGCTGGGGCTGGACCTGCCGAAGAAGAAGGAAGAGGCGCCTCCGCCGCCCGCTCCTGCGGAGGACAAGACGGCGAACCCGGGGGGTACGCCCTACTCGCTGCGCGTGGATGTGCCGATTGTGAACCTGGATGTGAGCGTGCTGCTGGATAAGAACCACCAGTTCGTGCCGGGGCTGAAGGAGAACAACTTCCTGGTGGTGGAGGACGGTGTGGAGCAGCAGGTGACGAGCGTGCGCACGACCAAGGTGCCGATCACCGCGGTGATGCTGCTGGAGTTCGCCTCGACCTCATGGCCGTTTCTGCAGGACATGGAGAACGCGTCGGCGAGCTTCTTCCGCACGCTGCAGCCGGACGATTACATCGCCGTCGAGACGTACGACATGCGCACGCACATCCTGTGCGACTTTACGAACAACAAGGACGTGATCCGCGAGGCGCTGCAGTCGATGGTGATCCCGGGCTTCAGCGAGACGAACGAGTTCGACGCGCTGTACGAGACGCTGGACCGGCTGAGCCGCGTGGAGGGGCGCAAGTACATCATCCTGGTCTCCTCAGGCCGCGACACGATGAGCCGGCTGACGCTGGACAAGATGCTGGCGAAGATCAAGGCGACGCCCGATGTGACGATCTTTACGATCAGCACGGGCGGCTTTGTGCGTGAGCTGCGCGGCGACAACGGTCTCCGTGGGATCAGCTACCTGCAGGCCGACAATGAGATGCAGACCTTCGCGAACATGACGGGCGGGATGCACTTCAAGCCGGTCTTCCAGGGCGAGCTGCCGGACATCTTCGGGCAGATTAATGAGAGCATCCGCAACCAATATGTGCTGACCTACAGGCCGACGAACAAGGCGAATGATGGCAGCTATCGCAAGGTGAAGGTGTACCTGGTGGACAATGAAGGCAAGCCGCTGAGGATGCAGGATGAGAAGGGCAAGCCGGTGAAGTACTCGATTGTGGCGCGCGATGGGTATCGCGCGAAGCTGCCGGTGGAGTAG